The proteins below come from a single Thermodesulfobium sp. 4217-1 genomic window:
- a CDS encoding amidohydrolase family protein, producing the protein MSNYIFTDAFVIDCTNENSMFEGWVVVENDRIKEVGNGKIGNLPENSIVINCHGQTLLPGLIDCHVHMSAIDANLVELNRRNFPSEIVIKSLSIIKETLEQGFTTARDCGWLDLGFKKALNEGLISGPRVFISGQPLTQTGGHGDFRLSTESYETKVNLGICDGVDEVRKGAREQIRRGVDFIKIMAGGGAASPSDEIDTSQYSLEEMQAIVFEAQSAGKYVAAHCYSDRSIELCCNAGVRTIEHGNLLTELAAKLIKEKGSYLVPTIVTYVMISKMGKELGLSNDMIRKINQALEKAQNSLNIAYSNGLKIGSGSDLLGPMQVFKGLELELQAEIMGPMNALLAATKVNAEIIRQEKELGTIEVGKIADLILLNGNPIDKISLFQKYRENITFIMQNGKVYKNTMS; encoded by the coding sequence ATGAGCAATTACATCTTTACTGATGCTTTTGTGATTGATTGTACGAATGAAAATTCGATGTTTGAAGGCTGGGTGGTCGTAGAAAACGATAGGATCAAAGAAGTTGGTAATGGTAAAATTGGAAATCTACCAGAAAATTCTATTGTTATAAATTGTCACGGTCAAACATTGTTGCCTGGACTCATTGATTGCCATGTGCATATGTCAGCTATTGATGCAAATCTTGTAGAGTTAAATAGGCGTAATTTTCCTTCTGAAATAGTAATTAAGTCTCTATCAATAATTAAAGAAACACTTGAACAGGGATTTACAACTGCGAGAGACTGTGGTTGGTTAGATTTAGGGTTTAAAAAAGCTTTAAATGAGGGGTTAATTTCAGGTCCAAGAGTATTTATATCTGGACAGCCACTTACTCAAACTGGTGGTCATGGAGATTTTAGATTATCTACAGAAAGCTATGAGACAAAGGTTAATTTAGGGATTTGTGATGGAGTTGATGAAGTTAGAAAAGGTGCGCGTGAACAAATTCGTCGTGGTGTAGACTTTATAAAAATCATGGCTGGAGGCGGTGCAGCATCTCCAAGTGATGAGATTGATACTTCCCAATATTCTTTAGAAGAAATGCAAGCAATTGTTTTCGAGGCTCAGTCGGCTGGAAAATATGTAGCAGCTCATTGTTACTCAGATCGCAGCATAGAACTTTGCTGTAATGCAGGTGTAAGGACCATAGAGCATGGAAATTTGTTAACAGAATTAGCAGCCAAACTTATTAAAGAAAAAGGATCTTATTTAGTGCCAACTATTGTTACTTATGTAATGATATCAAAAATGGGTAAAGAACTTGGTTTGTCAAATGATATGATAAGAAAAATTAATCAGGCGCTTGAAAAGGCCCAAAATTCTTTAAACATAGCTTATTCCAATGGTTTAAAAATTGGATCTGGCAGCGATTTGCTAGGACCTATGCAAGTTTTTAAAGGGTTAGAATTAGAATTGCAAGCAGAGATTATGGGACCAATGAATGCGTTGTTAGCTGCGACAAAAGTTAATGCAGAAATTATTAGACAAGAGAAAGAATTGGGTACAATTGAAGTTGGGAAAATTGCTGATTTAATTTTATTAAACGGAAATCCAATCGATAAAATTAGTTTATTCCAAAAATATAGAGAAAACATAACTTTTATAATGCAAAATGGTAAAGTATACAAAAACACAATGAGCTAA